The following coding sequences are from one Nilaparvata lugens isolate BPH chromosome 6, ASM1435652v1, whole genome shotgun sequence window:
- the LOC111061062 gene encoding syntaxin-12, translating to MDGGFGNYSSQMNNGMGRDQQKDPKKLAQTIGSSIQKISQNVHSMKKMANLMGSAQDTQDMRDQLHQIQHYTNNLATDTGAHLKELQQISFQRSVSEQRELKMQRERLQDEFTETLSAFKEILAKTYEWECDEMKKNRANSGLVSVAPPPSVNSKDLFGESRFGDEQLIELQDNWPSSGNSRQAQMQAQADDANLQMMQQQEAAIQQLGKEIIGVNELFKELGALVHDQGELVDSIEASVEKTEYNVSQGTSQLRQASELSNKLRKKRCFMFLILAGILAFLVLIIYLGS from the exons ATGGACGGCGGATTTGGAAATTACTCCTCCCAAATGAATAATGGAATGGGGAGGGATCAACAGAAAGATCCAAAAAAATTGGCGCAAACCATTGGATCAAGTATTCAAAAAATTTCTCAAAATG TTCATTCAATGAAGAAGATGGCTAATTTGATGGGGAGTGCTCAGGACACCCAAGATATGAGGGATCAGTT GCATCAAATTCAACATTACACGAATAATCTAGCTACAGATACTGGCGCTCATTTGAAAGAATTGCAGCAGATTTCCTTCCAACGCAGTGTTTCAGAACAG AGAGAATTGAAGATGCAGAGGGAACGGCTGCAAGACGAGTTCACAGAAACTCTGAGTGCTTTCAAAGAAATACTGGCGAAAACCTACGAATGGGAGTGCGACGAAATGAAGAAGAATCGCGCCAATTCTGGCCTTGTTAGCGTTGCTCCTCCTCCGTCCGTTAATTCAAAAGATTTGTTTGGAG AGAGCAGATTTGGCGATGAACAGCTGATAGAGTTGCAGGACAATTGGCCGAGCTCTGGCAACAGCAGGCAGGCGCAGATGCAGGCGCAGGCAGATGATGCCAACCTGCAGATGATGCAGCAGCAAGAAGCTGCCATACAACAACTCGGG AAAGAAATTATTGGAGTGAATGAACTATTCAAAGAGCTGGGAGCACTTGTTCATGATCAAGGAGAATTGGTTGACAGTATAGAGGCCAGTGTAGAAAAGACAGAATACAATGTTTCCCAAGGAACGTCACAACTTAGGCAAGCTAGTGAATTATCG
- the LOC111061061 gene encoding GDP-fucose transporter 1 isoform X2, whose product MCTMVNNFWTTVTAMVSHGLLGKYIHITCVVALYWVVSITTVFINKTLLSDNELDAPFFVIWYQCLTSVFICLSLKNFSRIFPELVSFPEGSPFDKDVIKKVLPLSLIFVCMIGSNNLCLKYVGVAFYFVGRSLTTVFNVILTFIVLRQRTSYQCITYCCIIVSGFWLGVSEEHDIGSFSFLGTFFGVMGSLSLAFYSIHTKTVLPSVNNHIWLLSYYNNTYACFIFIPLIILNEEIGTLMNSEKLFTVQFWSIMTAGGLCGFAIGYVTSLQIKVTSPLTHNISGTAKACVQTVLATYWYQESKPWMWWLSNWIVLFGSAGYTSAKQKEMQEKFKQEKSPLKPMNNV is encoded by the exons atgtgCACAATGGTTAATAATTTTTGGACTACTGTAACCGCAATGGTTTCCCACGGCTTACTTGGAAAGTATATTCACATTACATGTGTCGTTGCATTGTATTGGGTAGTTTCAATAACTActgtattcataaataaaacatTACTGAGTGATAATGAACTTGATGCTCCGTTTTTTGTGATATGGTATCAATGTCTAACATCAGTATTTATTTGTCTATctttgaaaaacttttcaagaaTATTTCCTGAACTTGTCTCTTTTCCAGAGGGTTCCCCATTTGATAAAGACGTCATTAAAAAAGTGTTACCTCTATCTTTGATATTTGTTTGTATGATTGGATCAAACAATCTTTGTTTGAA ATATGTTGGAGTAGCATTTTATTTTGTTGGACGCTCATTAACTACagttttcaatgtaattttgaCTTTCATCGTGCTTCGACAAAGAACTTCTTATCAGTGTATAACTTACTGTTGTATTATAGTCTCTGGCTTCTGGTTGGGCGTCTCTGAAGAACACGATATAGGATCTTTTTCATTCCTAGGGACATTTTTTGGAGTTATGGGTTCGTTATCTTTAGCTTTCTATTCAATCCATACAAAGACTGTTCTACCTAGTGTAAACAATCACATTTGGTTGTTATCCTACTACAATAATACTTatgcttgttttatttttattccattgataatattgaatgaagaaattGGCACCCTCATGAACTCTGAGAAACTTTTCACTGTACAATTTTGGAGCATTATGACTGCAGGTGGTTTATGCGGTTTTGCTATAGGTTATGTTACTTCTCTACAAATAAAAGTGACATCACCACTCACTCATAATATTTCGGGTACAGCTAAAGCTTGTGTTCAGACAGTTCTAGCCACTTACTGGTATCAGGAGAGTAAGCCATGGATGTGGTGGCTCTCAAACTGGATTGTGCTGTTCGGAAGCGCAGGCTATACTAGTGCTAAACAAAAAGAAATGCAAGAAAAATTCAAGCAAGAAAAGTCACCTTTAAAACCAATGAATAATGTTTAG
- the LOC111061061 gene encoding GDP-fucose transporter 1 isoform X1 produces the protein MCTMVNNFWTTVTAMVSHGLLGKYIHITCVVALYWVVSITTVFINKTLLSDNELDAPFFVIWYQCLTSVFICLSLKNFSRIFPELVSFPEGSPFDKDVIKKVLPLSLIFVCMIGSNNLCLKYVGVAFYFVGRSLTTVFNVILTFIVLRQRTSYQCITYCCIIVSGFWLGVSEEHDIGSFSFLGTFFGVMGSLSLAFYSIHTKTVLPSVNNHIWLLSYYNNTYACFIFIPLIILNEEIGTLMNSEKLFTVQFWSIMTAGGLCGFAIGYVTSLQIKVTSPLTHNISGTAKACVQTVLATYWYQESKPWMWWLSNWIVLFGSAGYTSAKQKEMQEKFKQEKSPLKPMNNV, from the exons atgtgCACAATGGTTAATAATTTTTGGACTACTGTAACCGCAATGGTTTCCCACGGCTTACTTGGAAAGTATATTCACATTACATGTGTCGTTGCATTGTATTGGGTAGTTTCAATAACTActgtattcataaataaaacatTACTGAGTGATAATGAACTTGATGCTCCGTTTTTTGTGATATGGTATCAATGTCTAACATCAGTATTTATTTGTCTATctttgaaaaacttttcaagaaTATTTCCTGAACTTGTCTCTTTTCCAGAGGGTTCCCCATTTGATAAAGACGTCATTAAAAAAGTGTTACCTCTATCTTTGATATTTGTTTGTATGATTGGATCAAACAATCTTTGTTTGAAATATGTTGGAGTAGCATTTTATTTTGTTGGACGCTCATTAACTACagttttcaatgtaattttgaCTTTCATCGTGCTTCGACAAAGAACTTCTTATCAGTGTATAACTTACTGTTGTATTATAGTCTCTGGCTTCTGGTTGGGCGTCTCTGAAGAACACGATATAGGATCTTTTTCATTCCTAGGGAC ATTTTTTGGAGTTATGGGTTCGTTATCTTTAGCTTTCTATTCAATCCATACAAAGACTGTTCTACCTAGTGTAAACAATCACATTTGGTTGTTATCCTACTACAATAATACTTatgcttgttttatttttattccattgataatattgaatgaagaaattGGCACCCTCATGAACTCTGAGAAACTTTTCACTGTACAATTTTGGAGCATTATGACTGCAGGTGGTTTATGCGGTTTTGCTATAGGTTATGTTACTTCTCTACAAATAAAAGTGACATCACCACTCACTCATAATATTTCGGGTACAGCTAAAGCTTGTGTTCAGACAGTTCTAGCCACTTACTGGTATCAGGAGAGTAAGCCATGGATGTGGTGGCTCTCAAACTGGATTGTGCTGTTCGGAAGCGCAGGCTATACTAGTGCTAAACAAAAAGAAATGCAAGAAAAATTCAAGCAAGAAAAGTCACCTTTAAAACCAATGAATAATGTTTAG